Proteins from a genomic interval of Papaver somniferum cultivar HN1 chromosome 4, ASM357369v1, whole genome shotgun sequence:
- the LOC113274590 gene encoding uncharacterized protein LOC113274590, with protein MASSDNNTQRGRKGFISEEDIALVLTRYSAPTILTLLKEVAQYPDVKIDWNVLVKKTTTTGVTNAVEYQKLLRHLAYCDKLPLTIEEILEEQPLEDDDSDLEYELEALGPVNGEASLEAAACVKVLLASGLQDDAGGVSATVEAPLTITIPTWQDYKSPLDDPLLCSLKGINITVPVSVQKVTTTAVRTAEEGLDATASNAGGHPGKGKRKHWTAEEDNELIAAVKKFGKRNWANILKADIFKGDTTASQPSQRWGIIRKRLKLETGGGELIAQQRATNRAVSSALNMPIINSLLAAYAASVVPNLMVQEAAVAAGARIATHLTAKSLRKAARSKKSSMPGVHYICTGLSSASPATYSTSVPSVSLPPPTPAGKVRFLLSVFSPLHLLHVGRLLQARRQIELRVPELGTRWRKKMFQTHIRK; from the coding sequence ATGGCTTCATCTGATAACAATACACAGAGAGGACGGAAGGGTTTTATCAGTGAAgaagatattgctttggttttaactAGGTACAGTGCACCAACAATACTAACTCTACTTAAGGAAGTTGCTCAGTATCCTGATGTGAAAATCGATTGGAATGTGTTGGTAAAGAAGACGACGACCACTGGTGTTACTAATGCCGTGGAATATCAGAAGTTATTGAGACATTTGGCATATTGCGATAAACTGCCATTAACAATAGAAGAAATACTTGAGGAGCAGCCATTGGAAGATGATGATAGTGATTTGGAGTATGAGTTGGAAGCTCTTGGTCCTGTTAATGGTGAGGCATCATTAGAGGCTGCAGCTTGTGTTAAGGTGCTGCTTGCTTCTGGTTTGCAAGATGACGCAGGAGGAGTTTCTGCGACTGTAGAAGCTCCATTGACTATAACTATACCTACTTGGCAGGATTATAAAAGTCCATTGGATGATCCTCTTCTATGCAGCTTAAAGGGAATAAATATTACTGTTCCAGTTTCTGTACAAAAAGTGACAACAACTGCAGTGAGAACAGCTGAAGAAGGATTGGATGCAACTGCGTCAAATGCTGGTGGTCATCCTGGAAAAGGAAAAAGGAAGCACTGGACGGCAGAGGAGGATAATGAACTCATTGCTGCTGTGAAGAAATTTGGTAAAAGGAATTGGGCTAACATTCTTAAGGCAGATATTTTCAAGGGTGATACGACTGCTTCACAACCGTCTCAAAGATGGGGAATCATAAGGAAGAGACTAAAATTGGAGACAGGTGGAGGGGAACTCATTGCGCAACAGCGTGCTACCAACCGAGCAGTTTCTTCTGCTCTTAATATGCCCATAATTAATAGCTTATTGGCAGCATATGCAGCTTCTGTGGTCCCGAATCTGATGGTACaagaagctgctgttgctgctggagcCCGTATAGCCACTCATTTGACTGCCAAATCGCTGCGTAAAGCTGCACGATCCAAGAAATCATCAATGCCAGGTGTACATTATATTTGCACAGGCTTGTCATCAGCATCCCCAGCCACATACTCTACTTCGGTACCAAGTGTCTCTCTGCCACCACCAACACCTGCAGGAAAAGTCAGGTTCCTTCTGTCAGTGTTCTCGCCTCTGCATCTACTTCATGTGGGACGGTTGCTGCAGGCAAGAAGACAAATAGAGTTGCGAGTGCCAGAGTTGGGAACACGTTGGAGGAAGAAAATGTTTCAAACTCACATAAGGAAGTAG